In a single window of the Bufo bufo chromosome 5, aBufBuf1.1, whole genome shotgun sequence genome:
- the LOC121000859 gene encoding gastrula zinc finger protein XlCGF17.1-like isoform X3 codes for MTSSVPDNGWRRGQDGGEDIRSYPRDTPPAYWRDDCTGRLEKHLISTYYNADDPCVISDTYEERAIIPDVPSDLHSKNVSSHPLKPFRSSNSSHTLTQNEIHRRGSGTQRAQKKMYSCSECGKCFTWKSGLLQHQRHHTGETPYSCSDCGKCFTKKSSLEDHHRIHTGETPYSCSECGKCFTKKSSLEGHQRIHTGETPYSCSKCGKCFTQKSILERHQRIHTGEKPYSCSECGKCFTQKSVLESHQRIHTGEKPYSCSECAKSFTKKSSLEGHQRSHTGEKPYSCSECGKSFTQKSHLKTHQRSHTGEKPYSCSECGKCFTRKSSLVQHQRNHTSNSKSFL; via the exons ATGACATCATCAGTACCAGATAATGGATGGAGAcggggacaagatggcggagaggaTATTAGATCTTACCCTAGAGATACTCCTcctgcttactggagag ATGACTGTACTGGGCGCTTGGAGAAACATCTCATATCTACATATTATAATGCAGATGATCCATGTGTCATATCAGATACATATGAAGAGCGtgccattatcccagatgtacCCTCGgaccttcacagcaaaaatgtatcATCTCATCCTTTAAAACCGTTCCGATCTTCTAATTCATCACATACTCTTACTCAGAATGAAATTCACAGAAGAGGTTCTGGAACCCAAAGAGctcagaaaaagatgtattcatgctcagaatgtggcaaatgttttacttgGAAATCAGGCCTTCTTCAACATCAaagacatcacacaggagagacgccgtattcatgttcagactgtgggaaatgttttactaagAAATCATCTCTTGAAGACCATcatagaattcacacaggagagacgccgtattcatgttcagaatgtggtaaatgttttactaAGAAATCATCTCTTGAGggccatcagagaattcacacaggagagacgccgtattcatgttcaaaatgtggcaaatgttttactcagaaatcaaTTCTTgagagacatcagagaattcacacaggagagaagccatattcatgttcagaatgtggcaaatgttttactcagaaatcagTTCTTGAGagccatcagagaattcacacaggggagaaaccatattcatgttcagaatgtgctaAATCTTTTACTAAGAAATCATCTCTTGAGGGCCATCAGAGaagtcatacaggagagaagccatattcatgttcagaatgtggtaaatctTTTACTCAGAAATCACATCTTAAGACCCATCAGaggagtcacacaggagagaagccatattcatgttctgaatgtggcaaatgttttactcgGAAATCATCTCttgttcaacatcagagaaatcacacaagtAATTCTAAATCCTTCCTGTAA